The following DNA comes from Marichromatium purpuratum 984.
AAGCTTCGCGCAAAGACCTTATGTCTGCATCTGCGGGTTCGCGTGAGAGTTCCAAATCACGTTTTAGTCTCCATGGTTCTAATAGGTGAGGCCAGTTATTATAGACTATTTTAAGTACTGATTTTTTTGCCCATGAGGTGTGGTCGAATACTCCTATTATATGGGCTTTTTCATCAGTTATAAAAGCAAATAATATTTCCTTGTGCCCTTGGATTAGGCCTTTGTTTTTTCCTGTGAGAATTTCTTTTGTTCCAAGGTGTATATGATGTATGCCCCAGTCAAGAAGCATTGGGTCTATGTAGTTTGTTTTTTTTGCTTGTCGTCTACTGCATCGAGGTGTTAGGTCATCACCCCTCTCAATTTCTGAAACAACTTGTTTGTATCCATTGATACGGCTCTGTGGGCAGTTGAAACCTTTTGCGACTTCGACGGCTCTAGGTGTTGGTGGAATTCGATTCCTTAGAATGTTAAAAACTTGAGAAAGTCGATAAGAAGCCTCGCATTTGCCAGATGGCTTGTATCCAAGTCGAGATATAGCTCTATTGCTCCAAATCAGGATGTCTTTCTCAAAATCAAAGCTCATGCGCATAATCTCTAGTTACAATCTTGGTGTCTTATAGGGTATTGGAGTGAAATAATAAGTGTGATACTGGATTGATATTAGAGATGTCAGAGCTAGGTGGAAATTTAATGCCGAATTTCTGCTCCTCAATCCTGCTTCGCATACTCACCCCGAACCCCCTCCATCGCCTCCTCCACTTCATCCCGAAACCCCTGTATCCGATCCAGTTCCTCGCTCGAATACAGCGACTTGATCCTGCGCATCTTGGCCAATAGCGGTAGGTTCTGCAGTTCCGAGACCGGCACGCCGAGTCGAATCAGCGATTCGCCGCTGCGGTAGATCTCGATGGCCAGATCCAGCAGGGCGAATTGCTTGGCCGGGGAGCAGAAGGTGTCGATGTCGTCGAGCGCGCTCTGCTGCAGCACGCCTTCCTTGATGAGCGCGGCGCCTTCCAGCTCCCAGCGCTGGGGGTCGGAGAGGGCCTCGGGGCCGACCAGGTTGACGATGCGCGAGAGTTCGGCGTCGCGGGCGAGGAGGGCGAGGGCGGCGGTGCGGCGTTGCTCCCAGTTCGGGTCGATCTCCTGGTGCCACCACTCGGCTGCGGTGTGGACATGCCCGGAGAAGCTGCCGACCCAGTCGATCGAGGGGTAGTGACGGGCGTCGGCCAGCTCCTTGGAGAGCGCCCAGAAGGTCTCGACGATGTCCTTGGTGTGGCTGGTCACGGGCTCGGAGAAGTCGCCGCCCGGCGGCGAGACCGCGCCGATCAGGGTGACCGAGCCGGAGGCCCCGGCGAAGGTCTCGACCCGCCCGGCACGCTCGTAGAGCGCGGCCAGACGCGAGGCGAGATAGGCGGGGTAGCCTTCCTCGACCGGCATCTGTCCGAGCCGCCCGGAGACCTCGCGCAACGCCTCGGCCCAGCGGCTGGTGGAGTCGGCCAGCATCACCACGTCGTAGCCCATGTCGCGGTAGTACTCGGCCATGGTCAGGCCGACATAGACCGAGGCCTCGCGCGCCACCACCGGCATGTTGGAGGTGTTGGCCACCAGCAGGGTGCGCTCCATCAGCTTGCGCCCGGTGTAGGGGTCGTCGAGCTGGGGGAAGGTCTCGAGCACGTCGACCAGTTCGTTGCCGCGCTCGCCGCAGCCGACATAGATGACGATGTCGGCGTTCGACCAGCGCGCGATCTGCTGCTGCACCACGGTCTTGCCCGCGCCGAAGGGGCCGGGGACCGCGCCCTTGCCGCCCTTGAGCTGGGGGAAGAAGGTGTCGATCACCCGCTGTCCGGTGATCAACGGCGCGACGCCATCGTCGCGGCGCCGGTAGGGGCGCGGCTGGCGCACCGGCCAGCGGTGATAGAGCCCGAGCCTGCGGCTGGCGCCGTGGGCGTCGCGCACCCGGGCGATGGTCGCCTCGAGGTCGTAGTCGCCGGCCGGGGCGATCTCCTCCAGCTCGCCCTCGATACCGGGTGGCACCAGTACGCGATGCTCGATGGTGGCCGTCTCCGGGACGGTGCCGAGCAGGGTGCCGCCGCCGATCCGGGCGCCGGGTTCGAGCGCCGGATTGGGGGTGAAGCGCCACTCGCGGGCACGGTCGAGGGCGTTGAGGTCGATGCCGCGGCGGATGTGATCGCCCGAGGCCAGGGCGATCGCCTCGAGCGGTCGCTGCACGCCGTCGAAGATGCCGCCGAGCAGCCCGGGGCCGAGTTCGACCGAGAGCGGTCGGCCGAGTCCGCGCACCGGCTCGCCGGGACGCAGCCCGTCGGTCGATTCGTAGGTCTGGACGATGGCATCGCCGCCACGCAGCGAGATCACCTCGCCGAGCAGCCCGAGTTCGCCGAGCTTGACCTGCTCCCCGCTGCGCGCGCCGGGCAGTTCGATGGTGACGATGGGGCCGTTGATGTCACGCATCCGGCCGGTTCTGTTGGCGTCTTTCACGGCATCATCCATTGAACAGGTTGGCGGTATCGAGCCCGTTGGGGAGCAGGCGTTCGAGGATCACGCGCTGGATCTCGGGGCGCAGCCGTTCGAGCCGACCGGCATGGGTGTCGTCGATCCGCACCCGCCCCTCGGCGTCGCTGACCCGCACCCCGCCGAGGGCGGTGATCGGCTCCTCGACCAGCTCGGCCTCGCGCCCCTCGGGTAGCGCCTCGAGGATCGCCGCCCAGCGCTCGCGCAGCAGCACCAGGTCGTGGGCGTTGGCCTCGACGCGCAGCCGCGGCTGCTCGATCAGCCCGGCATCGCGCACGATCAGCGTCGCGAGCCAGTCGCCATAGGTGTCGCGCTCGGCGATGAAGGCGCGCATCCGCTCCTCGAGGCCGCGCTCGACGGCCTGCATCAGGTTCCAGCGCACCCGGTCGAGATGGGTCTGGAGCTTCAGCTCGCTGGCCTGGACCTGTTGGCGGAAGCTGCGTTCGGCCAGGGCGCGGGCGACCTGCTCCTCGTGTTGCTCGCGCGCGCGCAGCCGCTCGGCGGCCTCGCGCAGGATGGTGTCGCGACGGCTGGCGGCGCGCGCCCGGTACTCGGCGGCGAGGCGCTCGGCGCGCGCGAGGATCGCCTGTTCGAGTTCATCGACCTGGGTCATGTCGTTGCTCCGTCTCGTCGTCCGGCGCTGCGCCGAACAGCGCATCGAGCCGATCGGCCACCGCGCTGGACAGACGCGGTGGCTCGGCGCCGAGCGCGGGCACCGCGACCACCACGATGCGTCCGCCCTCGCGGCGGATGCGCTGCAGGCTGGGGATGTCCGCGGCCATCAGCGCGTCGTCGACCACCACCAGCGCCTTGGCCCGCGCGCGCAGCAGCCCGCGCAGCAGGCGCTCGACGGTCTCCGGGGCGGGGTTCTCGTGGGCCTCGAAGCCGATCAACCGGAAGCCGTCGGCGAGCCGCTCGTCACCGATGAACACGAGCCGCGCCGGGGTGGCGGTCTCGGTGCTGGGGGTGTCCATGCCGCGCTCAGATCTTGTTGATGAGCAGGATCGAGACCACCAGCCCGTAGATGGCGATGCCCTCGGCCAGACCGAGATAGATCAGGGTGCGCCCGAGGTTCTCCGGCTTCTCGGTGATCGCCGCCAGCGAGGCCGCGCCGATCGGGCCGACGGCGATGCCGGCGCCGATGGTCGAGATCGCGGTGGGGATACCGGCACCGATGATCGCCAGCCCCATGCCGAGGCTGATCTCGGGCGCGGCGGTCTCGGCGAGGGTCTCGGTGGCGGCCAGGGCGTCGTTGAGCCCGAGCACGAGCAGCCCGAGCTGGGCGCCGACGAAGACCACCAGCTGGGTGCCGAGCGCCGGGCGGAACCAGTCACGGAGCCGGGCGCTGGCGCGGGGGCGCAGCTCCAGCACCAGTCCGGTGAGGATCAGGCCGAGGATGGCCAGGGTCATGAGGGCGACGAGCCAATACATGTGACGCTCCTGATATGGTGGATGGTGCCGGGGTCAGTCACGCGGCAGGCGCAGTGGCGCGAAGGCGTGTCCGTCCCCGGAGAAATAACGCGAGAACCCCTCGTAGTACTGCAGTCGCATCACCTGGATCATCACGATCCCGCCCTCGAGCACGATGATGAAGAGGTTGCCGAGGACCAGGGTGATGAGGTGACCGACCTCGCCGAGCATCCCGGCGAGGGTGTAGACGGCGATGGCGAGCGCGACATGGTTGAGCCCGAAGGCGGCGACGCGGAGGAAGGAGAGGGTGTTGGAGACATAGCCGATCACCGTCTCCAGGGTGGCGATGAAGACCACCAGCGCGCGCTCGATCAGCGGGCCCTGTTGCTCGCGCCAGCTCGCCCAGGCCAGGGTGGCGAGGGCGAGCCCGGCGATGGTCGCCGGCCAGGGGGCGAGGGCGCCGTCCTCGGCGAGTCCGACCCCGGCGCCGACCAGCGCGAGATAGAACACCAGATTGACCGCACCGTGATGCCCGAGCACGGCGTCGCGCCAGCGCCCGACGGCCACCCGGTTGTAGATCGCCAGCGCACAGGCGAGGGTGATGAACCCCACCCCCCAGAGGAGCGCCAGGGTGAGCATCCGCAGCGGATCGGTGAGCGGGCTCATCCACAGCGCCGGGATCAGGTGCTCGTTGCCGAAGACGCTGCCGAAGACCAGTCCGAAGACCATCGACGACAACCCGGCGAGCAGTCCGAAGGGCCAGAAGCGCCCGAGCCGTCGGCGCAGCAGCCAGGCGGCGAGCGCGATCACCGCGCCCTGACCGAGGTCGCCGAACATGCTGCCGAACATCAGCAGGAAGGTGACGGCGAACAGCGGCGTAGGGTCGACCTCGCCGTACTCGGGGATGCCGTACTGACCGACCAGGGTGGCGAAGGGGCTGAGTAGCCGGTTGCGGGTGAGCGCCGTGGGCACCAGTCGATGTTCGTCGGTGCGTGGGGCGCGCGTACTCAGATCGAAAGGGTGTGAGAGCCTTTGGTGTAGTTGTCGCGCGAGATCCTCGACCGCGCGCGCCGGTACCCAGCCGGCGAGATGGGCGAGCGGTCCGCTGGCGCGCAGCGCCGGGTCGAGCGCGATCAGCGGGGCGGCGAGCAGCAGGGTCTGCTGCGCGGCGAGCAGCTGCTCGCGATGGTCGGCGCCCCACTCGGCAAGCTCGCGTTCGAGCGCGGCGCGGCGTCGGGCGATGTCGGCGCTGCGCGTCTCGAGCTGCTGGCGTACCCGCGCCGGTTCGCGATCGAGTTCGACCGGGATCGGCAGCGCCTGGAAGCCGGCGGCGGCGAGCACCTGAGGCAAAGATTCTGGAGCGGCATCGCTGGGACCGACGATCACCACATGGGTCTGGTCGCCACGCTGCATGTAGACGTGGACCAGATAGTGGGCGAGTCCGAGCGCACCGCCGAGCTGGGCGAGGTTCTCGCGCGGCAACATGCCGACATGGATGTCGAGGAAGCGGGTGTTGTTGCGCAGCACCGCCAGATCGATGTCGAGCGCGGCGAAGTTGGCGAGCGCGGCCTGGTGCTCGGCGACCAGTCGCGCCTCGTCGTCGAGCTGGCGCAGGCGCTCGGCGTGGGCCGAGGCGGTCTGCCACAGCTCGCCGAGCCACTGATCGAGCACGGCCAGGGACTCGGGCTCGATCACCCGAGGCCGGTCGATGTGCTGCGGCAGCGCGAGGTCGAGCAGCTTGGCGAGCTTGTCGAGCCGCTGTCGGGCACGTTCGTGATGGCGGCGATAGTCGCGTGCCGGGGCGGTGCCGAGGCGCGCCTCGTCCGGGTCGCGCGCGTCGGGGTGGAAGTGACCGGTCTCGGCGAGCGCGAGCGAGGCGGCGGGCAGGTCCTCGGCGAGGACCAGCAGGCGGACGTGTTTCATCGCCGTGGGCGAGAGCATCAGGCCTCCTCCCGCCGGGCACAGGCCGCGGCGCGCCAGGTACAGCCCGAGGGCGCACGCTCGAGCGCTGCGTCGATGGTGTGCTGGGCGAGACCGAGCAGACGCCCCTGGATGATGGCGAACAGCCTCAGCAGGTCGGTCTCGCGCAGCATCAGATAGGCCAGCGCGCGTGCTGGCGCCGAGTCGCCGTGGGCGAGCAGGGCGCGGGCGATGGTGGCGCTGTGGATGTTGACGCGTCGCTGCACCTCGGCGATGTCGTCGCTGCCGGCGAGCTGACCGGCGAGCGGCGCGGGCAGGGCCTCGATGACCGGCTCGAGCCCGTCGAGCGCGACCAGGCGCAGCAGTCGCTCGCGTCCGAGCAGTCCGGTCGAGGGCACCAGCCAGTAGAAGGTCTCGGAGGGTGAGAGTCCGTAGCAGAGCCGGAAGCGCAGCAGCCACAGCAGGTCGACGCGGTCGAGCGCGGCGCCGATCAGGCGTCTGAGCGCGGTGCCGTGCGGTGCGCCGAAGGTGCGGACGTGGCGCGCCAGCCCGAGGTAGTAGTGCTGGTCGATTGCCGCCTCGAGGGCGAAGGATTCGCGGCGCCGGGCATAGACCTCGCGTGCCTGGCGGGCGATCTGGCGGTAGGGACCGGTCTCGAGCTGGCGCAGCAGCTCCTCGACGCTCTCGGCGCGGAACAGGGTATGGATCGGCAGTCGGATCGGGGCGGGCAGGTCGAACAGTTGCTCGGCGATGGTCTCGGCCTCGAGCGCATGGAGCTTGCCGCGCAGCAGGGTCTTGAGGTTGTAGAGCGCGTACTTGCGCCCCCAGGCGAGCATCAGCTCGCGCTCGTCGCCCTGCAGTGGTCGGATCAGCACCTGCAGCTCGGCGAGCAGCTGGTGGACCAGCGCCTGCTCGATGGCGCGGCTGCGCGCGCGCGGCGACGGTGCGGCGTCGAGCAGGGCGTCGAGCCCGAGCTGGTCGACCAGGGCGCTCAGCGGCAGGGTGGCGAGTCGATCAATGGTGTCGGGGTCATGCAGCCCTGTGGCCATCATCGAGACCCGGGCGTCGAGATAGGCGTGATCGGCATCGGCCATGACGCGGGGTCAGCGGCTGGTGTCGATCAGGACCTGGAAAGCGGCTTCGAGTGCCTCTGTCTCGCGCTGCTCGGCCTGATCGCGCAGGTGGACGTGACGCTCGTCATAACGGCGTCGCAGCTGGGCGATGCTCTGTTCGGCGCGCTCGCCGGCCTTGGCGATGAAGCCCTGGCGCAGTTCCGGGATCCGGGCGGTGAAGCGCGCCTGCTCGGCGTGGACCTCGGCCATCGCCTGGTCGACGATCCGTCCCTGTTCGGTCTCGGCCTGCTGGGCGAGCCGCTCGGCCCGCATCTCGACATCGAGCAGTCGCTTGAGGGTGTCATCCATCGGTCGCGCTCTCGGTTGGTCTGGGCATTCGCGACCCTAGCTTACGCGAAAGACGCCGGCGATGGCGCGGACCATCGTCGGCGTCTTGCGCCAGGTCAGCCGCGCTGCCCGCCCGCCGAGCCGTTCAGACGGACCTCGTCGGTCATGCAGATCCGATGACTCCAGAACTGCTCGGCGAGCACCCGCAGCTCCTCGGCGAGGGTGGCCAGCATCTCGGCGGTATGCTCGATCTCGCCGGTGGTCGTGGCGTTACCGTCGGCCGACTGGCGGATATTGGTGACGCTGCGGTTGATTTCCTCGCTGACCGCACTCTGTTCCTCGACGGCGGTGGCGATCTGGGTGGTCATGTCGGTGATCTGCTGCACGCTGGCGGCGATCGACTCGAGCGCGCCACCGGCCTCGCGCGCCTGGGTGACGCTCTGCTCGGCCTGGGCGCGGCTGCCGTGCATCACCTCGACCGAGGCGCGCGCGCCGGCCTGCAACTTCTCGATCATCGTCTGGATCTCGGTGGTCGATTGCTGGGTGCGGTTGGCGAGGTTGCGCACCTCGTCGGCGACCACCGCGAAGCCGCGCCCGGCTTCGCCGGCGCGGGCCGCTTCGATCGCGGCGTTGAGCGCGAGCAGGTTGGTCTGCTCGGCGATGCCGCGGATGACGTCGAGCACGGCGCTGATCTCATCGCTGTGCTGCTCGAGGGTGTGGATCACCGCAGCGGCGTTTTCGACCTCGTCGGAGAGGCGTGCGATGGCCTCGCGGGTGTCGATGGTGACACGCTTGCCGTCGCGCGCAGCGCTGTCAGCGGTGTCGGCGCTGTCGGCGGTGTGCTGAGCGTTGCGCGCGACCTCGCGCACGGTGGCGCTCATCTCCTCGATGGCGGTGGCCACCAGATCGGTCTGCGACTGCTGATTGAGGATGGCCGCGCGCAGCTCGGTGATGGTCTCGACTGCGGCCTCGGCCTGACGCGAGAGCTTGGCCGCGTTATCGGAGATCCGCACCGCCGCCGAGCGGCTCTCGGTGCGCAGCATGCGCATCGCCAGGGTGATGGCACCGTACTCGGTGTTGTTGCCGGTATAGAGGTACTGTGCGGTGGGGTCGTCGATGACCTGGCGTGCCCGCGCGTCGAGGCGCGCCAGCGGGCGGGTCTGGAGCCATGCGATCAGGGTACCGGCGACCAGCAGCAGTGCGATCAGGCCGAGTCCCGGGGCCAGCGGCAGGTTGCTCAACGGCAGGGTGGCGAAAGCCAGGAGCGCGGCGAGCACCAGCCACGCGGTCAATCGCCAGAACGCCGAGAACCGTGGCAGACGCAGCGCCAGCGGCAGGCGTCCGGCGCGGATCCCGGCATAGAGTCGCTCGGCCTTGTCGACCAGGTCGCGCGCCGGGCGGATACGCACCGACTGGTACTCGAACACCTTGCCATCGCGCATGATCGGGTTGACGAAGGCGTCGACCCAGTAGTGATCGCCGTTCTTGCAGCGGTTCTTGACCAGGCCCATCCAGGGGCGCCCTGACTTGATGGTCTGCCACAGCTGGGCGAAGGCCGCCGGTGGCATGTCGGGGTGACGCACCACGTTGTGATTGAAGCCGACCAGCTCGTCGCGATCGAAGCCGCTGATCTCGACGAAGGTCTCGTTGACATCGGTGACGATGCCCTTGAGGTCGGTGGTCGACATGATGTTGTCGGTCTCGGCGAAGGAGCGTTCCTTGCCGGTGACGGGGAGGTTGGTTTTCATCTTGGAGTCCTCAACGCCGATGTTCCCAGAATTGCCGTGCCAGGGTGCGTAGCTCGCTGGAGAGTTCGACGACCCGGCTGGAGGCCTGCCCGATGGCATGGCTGCCGGCGGCGGTCTGGTCCGCGCCTTGACGGATATCGGTGATGCTGCGGCTGATCTCCTCGCTGACCGCGCTCTGCTCCTCGACGGCGGTGGCGATCTGGGTGCTCATGTCGGTGATCGACTGGATGCCGCTGGTGATACGCTCGAGTGCCTCGCCGGCCTCGCGCGCCTGGACGACGCTCTGCTCGGCCTGAGCGCGACTGTTGCCCATGACCTCGACCGACGAGCGGGTACCGGCCTGCAGCTTCTCGATCATCGCCTGGATCTCGGTGGTCGACTGCTGGGTGCGGTTGGCGAGGTTGCGCACCTCGTCGGCGACCACCGCGAAACCACGCCCGGCCTCGCCGGCGCGCGCTGCCTCGATCGCGGCGTTGAGCGCGAGCAGGTTGGTCTGCTCGGCGATGCCGCGGATGACGTCGAGCACGGCGCTGATCTCGCCGCTGTGCTGCTCGAGGGTGTGGATCACCGCAGCGGCCTGCTCGATCTCCTCGGCGAGCCGCCCGATCGAACCGCCGGTGGCGCCCACTACCTCGCCGCCGTTGGAGGCGTTGGCATCGGCTTCGTGGGCGGTGTCGGCGGTTTGCTGGGCGCTTTGCGCGACCTCGCGCACGCTGGCAGTCATCTCCTCGATGGCGGTGGCCACCTGATCGGTCTCCGACTGCTGCTGGAGGATCGCGCCGCGCGCCGACTCCACGGCCTCGACCATGTGTTCGGCCTCGCGCAGCAGTCGCGCCGCCGAGTCATCGACGCGTCCCACCGCCGCGCCGCTCTCGGCTTCGAGCATGCGCAGGGCGAACTCGGCCGCGCCGTACTCGTCGCGACGCTGGGTATAGGCGTACTGACTGATGGGATTGTCGGCCACCATGCGCGCCTGGGCAGCGATGGTGGCGAGCGGACGCGTCTCGATCCAGGCCAGGACCATCGCCGTCAAGGTGAACACCAGCACCGGCGGTGCGGCCTGGAGCGTGCCGAGTCCGAGCAACGGGGCGGCGGCGAGTACAACGGCACCGAGCAGTGCGATGGTACCGAGCAACCGCCAGCGCGACCGGGTCATGCCCAGACGCCAGCGCCAGGGACGCCGATCACGCATCAACTCGGCGTAGAAACGCTCGGCTTGCTCGACCCTGGCGCGGCTCGGCTTGGTGCGCACCGACTGGTACTCGGTGATGGCGCCGTCGTGGGTGATCGGGGTGACATAAGCACTCACCCAGTAGTGGTCGCCGTTCTTGCAGCGGTTCTTGATCAAGCCCATCCAGGGGCGCCCGGACTTCAGCGTCCGCCACAGGTCGGCAAAGGCCGCCGGCGGCATGTCGGGATGGCGTACCAAGTTGTGGTTACGCCCGATCAGTTCGTCCTCGGTGAAACCGGAGATGTCGACGAAGTGGTCGTTGACATAGGTGATGGCGCCCTTCAGATCGGTGGTCGACAGGATATTGGTGTCGTCCGGGAAGGACACCTCCTGTTGCGTCACTGGATAGTTCTTTTTCATGCGGGGAATTTCCTGGAGTACACAGCCCTCGGTTAGCGTGGGGTCGGGACCGCTGGTGCTTTGGCCAGTCGCAGTGCCGAGCATATCTCGGTAAACATTGTGCTCCCGGTCTGCGATCTCGACCTGGCAGGCGGGGAGAGTTACCCCTTGCCTGCTGGTTTGCGATCACGTTCACATCGATCCCGTGCTGTGGCGCCGTCCTGGCCCCCGGGCATGAGGGACACGCGTGCCCGAATCGGCAGCGCAATAATGACACGACTCGTCGAGCGATGCGCGATCGGCGCTGTCCGTGCACGGTGAGGGTGGGGCGGCTCAATAGAGGGGGGCGAGCGTGCCGGAGCGCAGCAGGATGACGGTGATCAGGACGGCGAGCAGCAGCGCCCAGAGCGCCAGATAGAGTCGCATCGACTGACGTGCGCGGTTGCGCTCGGTCCAGGTGCGCGGGCGCACACCCTTGAACAGGAAGACCAGCTTGGCGGCGAGCAGGACGCAGACGATGTTGACGGCGAGCAGCAGCAGGGCGCCGAGCGCGAGGTCCCAGCGGGCGTTGCCGAGGGCGAGTCCGATGGTTGCCGTCGGCGGCAGCAGGGCGACGGCGACCATCACCCCGACCAGGGTCGAGGACAGCCCGGAGGTGAGCGAGAGCACCGCCGCGGCGCCCGAGGCGAGCGCCAGCACGACCCCGGCGAGACCGACGTCGGTACGGGTGGCCAGTTCGTTGAGCGAGAAGTCGACCTGCCAGATCAGGCCGATGGCGACGGCGAGCAGCAACGACAGCCCCAATCCGGCGACATTGGTACGCAGCGCCTGCCACACCAGGGCGCGATCGCCGAGCGAGGTGGCAAAGGCCAGGGCGATGTTGGGACCGAGCAGCGGGGCGATGACCATCGCGCCGATCACCACCGCGACATTGTTCTCGAGAAGACCGATGGCCGCGACCAGGGTCGAGAGCGCGGTGAGCACCAGGTGATTGGTGTCGAGCCGTGCGCCCTTGACGATCTCGCTGTAGAGTTCCTCGCGCGTGGCGGCGATCGCCCGCGCCCGGCGCAACGCCTCGTCCTGGCGTCGCGGGGTGTCGCGGGTGAGCACGGTGTCGACCGGTTGGATGACGATGCGCGCGGCAGCATCGGCCTTGAAGAGGTCCTGCAGCGAGTCGGTCAGCGCTTGGCGTGACTGGTCGTCGACGAGCATGCGCACGGCGCGTCGACCATCTTCGCCGGCCTCGCCGCACCAGGCGTCCTCGGCGCCATAGAAGCCGGCCATGCCGAGCAGCGTCTTGGTGTGCCTGGCGTCGGCGATGACCTCGACGATGCGCATCGCGCTGCTCTCTCCTCAGGGTCCGCTCAGGATGCCGAGCGCCAGCAACAGCAGCAGGGCGAAGGCGCCGATGGTGTTGAACACCAGGTCGACCCGGCGGTTGTGGGCGCGGTAGCGGGCGATCAGTGTCGCCAGTTCGGGGTCAGACTCCACGGCGGGGTCGATCATGACCCGGCGATGGGGCAGGGCGATGGCCGCGATCGCAGCGCAGGCGGTGATCGGATCGACACGGTAGAGTCCGGCGTCGACGTCGACCAGACGGCGCCGCAACCGCTGGTGTGCGTGCATGCGAGCGGTGTCGACGTCCTCGAAGCGGATCGCGCAGCGCAGCTGCGAGGTGACCGGCGGCGGTTGATCACAGGCCTGCAGGCGCACCAGTCCGGGGTGGTCCGGGTGGGTCTCGACGATCAGGTGTCCGCTGTGCATCACGAAGCGGTCAGGCTGGAGCGCTGACCCTTTCGATCTCCCAGTTGCACTGTTCGATCAGGGTCTCGAGCGAGCGCGGGATGTGCAGCGCCTCATCGGGCTCGTAGCGCCGCCCCTCGCTCCAGTGGCGCGCAGCCGATTCGGCGATGTCCGGCAGCCCCTGGCGCTGCAGCTCCCACAATGCCTGTGTCTGTTTGGTGTGCATGGTCTCCCCTGGGTGGATCGCAATATCCGTGCTTGAGTGTGGCTTTTTGGCGACGTGGTATCCATTGACCGGATCTTGATCCCTTTATCTTCGAGTCTAGTTGAAGATTCTGGGCTGGGTGCTTGTCAATCAAGACGTAAATAGCATTGTCGTGGATTTTTAACAATGCAGTCAAAAAGATACTTTTGTGGCGCACGACCAACTCTGCTAGTGACAGTCCGTTGTCTTGCGAACGTGTTTCAGGCGGCAGTCCCGAGGCTGTGGACGCTGCTGGGGAGCTGGTCGCGCACGACCTCGGCGAAGCGCTCGAGGACCTGACGGCGCGGGAAGCTGCGCCGGTAGACCAGCGAGATGCGCCGATAGGCATCAGGCAGGTGCAGCTGTCGCGAGACGATGCCGTGGTCGCGCATCCAGGTCTCGCGCACCGCCAGGGCCGGCACCAGGGTGCAACCGAAACCGGCGCTGACCAGTTGCAGCAGGGTCTCGAGGCTGGATGCGCGCAGATCGGCCATCTCGCCCTGGCTGGGTCGCTGCGACAGTCGGCAGACCTCCATCACCTGATGGGCCAGGCAGTGACCGTCGGCGAGTAGCAGCAGCTCGCTCGACTCCAGGTCCGCAGCGCTGATCTCGGCGCGCTGCTGCAGCGGGTGGTCGGTGGGATGGGCGAGCCAGAAGGGCTCGTCGAACAACTCGATCGTGGCGAGGTCCGAGTCCTCGACCGGGGTGGCGAGCAGTGCGGCGTCGATCTCGTGGTGGCC
Coding sequences within:
- a CDS encoding V0D/AC39 family V-type ATPase subunit, with amino-acid sequence MADADHAYLDARVSMMATGLHDPDTIDRLATLPLSALVDQLGLDALLDAAPSPRARSRAIEQALVHQLLAELQVLIRPLQGDERELMLAWGRKYALYNLKTLLRGKLHALEAETIAEQLFDLPAPIRLPIHTLFRAESVEELLRQLETGPYRQIARQAREVYARRRESFALEAAIDQHYYLGLARHVRTFGAPHGTALRRLIGAALDRVDLLWLLRFRLCYGLSPSETFYWLVPSTGLLGRERLLRLVALDGLEPVIEALPAPLAGQLAGSDDIAEVQRRVNIHSATIARALLAHGDSAPARALAYLMLRETDLLRLFAIIQGRLLGLAQHTIDAALERAPSGCTWRAAACARREEA
- a CDS encoding V-type ATP synthase subunit I; the protein is MLSPTAMKHVRLLVLAEDLPAASLALAETGHFHPDARDPDEARLGTAPARDYRRHHERARQRLDKLAKLLDLALPQHIDRPRVIEPESLAVLDQWLGELWQTASAHAERLRQLDDEARLVAEHQAALANFAALDIDLAVLRNNTRFLDIHVGMLPRENLAQLGGALGLAHYLVHVYMQRGDQTHVVIVGPSDAAPESLPQVLAAAGFQALPIPVELDREPARVRQQLETRSADIARRRAALERELAEWGADHREQLLAAQQTLLLAAPLIALDPALRASGPLAHLAGWVPARAVEDLARQLHQRLSHPFDLSTRAPRTDEHRLVPTALTRNRLLSPFATLVGQYGIPEYGEVDPTPLFAVTFLLMFGSMFGDLGQGAVIALAAWLLRRRLGRFWPFGLLAGLSSMVFGLVFGSVFGNEHLIPALWMSPLTDPLRMLTLALLWGVGFITLACALAIYNRVAVGRWRDAVLGHHGAVNLVFYLALVGAGVGLAEDGALAPWPATIAGLALATLAWASWREQQGPLIERALVVFIATLETVIGYVSNTLSFLRVAAFGLNHVALAIAVYTLAGMLGEVGHLITLVLGNLFIIVLEGGIVMIQVMRLQYYEGFSRYFSGDGHAFAPLRLPRD
- a CDS encoding V-type ATP synthase subunit A — translated: MDDAVKDANRTGRMRDINGPIVTIELPGARSGEQVKLGELGLLGEVISLRGGDAIVQTYESTDGLRPGEPVRGLGRPLSVELGPGLLGGIFDGVQRPLEAIALASGDHIRRGIDLNALDRAREWRFTPNPALEPGARIGGGTLLGTVPETATIEHRVLVPPGIEGELEEIAPAGDYDLEATIARVRDAHGASRRLGLYHRWPVRQPRPYRRRDDGVAPLITGQRVIDTFFPQLKGGKGAVPGPFGAGKTVVQQQIARWSNADIVIYVGCGERGNELVDVLETFPQLDDPYTGRKLMERTLLVANTSNMPVVAREASVYVGLTMAEYYRDMGYDVVMLADSTSRWAEALREVSGRLGQMPVEEGYPAYLASRLAALYERAGRVETFAGASGSVTLIGAVSPPGGDFSEPVTSHTKDIVETFWALSKELADARHYPSIDWVGSFSGHVHTAAEWWHQEIDPNWEQRRTAALALLARDAELSRIVNLVGPEALSDPQRWELEGAALIKEGVLQQSALDDIDTFCSPAKQFALLDLAIEIYRSGESLIRLGVPVSELQNLPLLAKMRRIKSLYSSEELDRIQGFRDEVEEAMEGVRGEYAKQD
- a CDS encoding V-type ATP synthase subunit F, whose product is MDTPSTETATPARLVFIGDERLADGFRLIGFEAHENPAPETVERLLRGLLRARAKALVVVDDALMAADIPSLQRIRREGGRIVVVAVPALGAEPPRLSSAVADRLDALFGAAPDDETEQRHDPGR
- a CDS encoding V-type ATP synthase subunit E — translated: MTQVDELEQAILARAERLAAEYRARAASRRDTILREAAERLRAREQHEEQVARALAERSFRQQVQASELKLQTHLDRVRWNLMQAVERGLEERMRAFIAERDTYGDWLATLIVRDAGLIEQPRLRVEANAHDLVLLRERWAAILEALPEGREAELVEEPITALGGVRVSDAEGRVRIDDTHAGRLERLRPEIQRVILERLLPNGLDTANLFNG
- a CDS encoding ATP synthase subunit C, with product MYWLVALMTLAILGLILTGLVLELRPRASARLRDWFRPALGTQLVVFVGAQLGLLVLGLNDALAATETLAETAAPEISLGMGLAIIGAGIPTAISTIGAGIAVGPIGAASLAAITEKPENLGRTLIYLGLAEGIAIYGLVVSILLINKI